The following is a genomic window from Geobacillus subterraneus.
CTTCGCTCCGCTTAGCCATTGGCTGGAAAAACGCTGGTTTTTGCATGCGCTTTTGTTCCCTGCCGATGTATTTCGCGAGTGGCGGCAGGCGGCTGCGCGCCGCCGTCCGCTCGCATGGGATCGGGAGAAGCGGGAACGGTTTGTCCGCCGCCTTTGCGCTATGCTAAAATAAAGGATGGAATCTTTAGAAAAGGGAGTCGAAGGCGGATGCAAGAAAAAATCGACAAACTTGTGCAATGGCTGCGGGAGCAGGTGGCGTCAGCCGGCTTGAACGGGGCGGTGGTCGGCATTAGCGGCGGCATCGACTCCGCTGTTGTCACCCATTTGATTAAGCGGGCGTTTCCAGACCGCTCGCTTGGCCTCATCATGCCGTGCAAAAGCCATCCGAAAGATATGGAAGATGCGCTTAAAGTGGTGGAAAGCTGCGGCATCCAACATCTTGTCATCGATTTGACGGAGGCGCATAAGGCGTTGTTCGGTGCGGTGGAAGCCGAGCTGAAAGCCATTGGGGAATGGAATGAAGAAAAAGCGCGGCTCGGCGATGCGAACACGAGGGCGCGCCTGCGCATGACGACGTTGTACGCTGTCGCCAACAACTACGGCTACCTCGTCGTCGGCACGGACAATGCGGCGGAGTGGCACACTGGCTACTTTACAAAATACGGTGATGGCGGGGTCGATTTAGTGCCGCTCATTCACTTCACCAAAGGCGAAGTGCGTGAAATGGGCCGTCTGCTCGGCGTTCCGGAAGAAATTATCACAAAAGCGCCGAGCGCCGGATTATGGGAAGGACAGACGGATGAAAGCGAGATGGGTACGACATATGAAATGATTGACAAATATTTGAAAGGAGAAGACATTCCGGAGCGAGACCGGAAAATTATTGAACAGCTGCACGAACGTTCGCATCATAAACGGCGGTTGGCCGTTGCGCCGCCCAAGTTTTAGCAGCCGCTTTGCTGGTGTGAACTAACAGCGATAACCCCCCTGCTTTTTCCGCAAGCTAAACGTAAGGCTGGCTCCATGCCAGCCGTGGGCGAAGGAAACCAAGGGGGGTTTTCCATTGAGATACGCGGTCAAATGGATCGGTGTATTGTCAGCAGCCGGCTTGCTCGCTTCATGTGCCAATTACGGGGCCGAGGATGAAGGAGTCCGACACTACAATAATGCGGCGAGACCGATCGGCTATTACTCGACGGAACGGGGCGATGATTTCCGCTACGGCCGTTACGGGACGAACGCGCTCAACTA
Proteins encoded in this region:
- the nadE gene encoding NAD(+) synthase → MQEKIDKLVQWLREQVASAGLNGAVVGISGGIDSAVVTHLIKRAFPDRSLGLIMPCKSHPKDMEDALKVVESCGIQHLVIDLTEAHKALFGAVEAELKAIGEWNEEKARLGDANTRARLRMTTLYAVANNYGYLVVGTDNAAEWHTGYFTKYGDGGVDLVPLIHFTKGEVREMGRLLGVPEEIITKAPSAGLWEGQTDESEMGTTYEMIDKYLKGEDIPERDRKIIEQLHERSHHKRRLAVAPPKF